The following is a genomic window from Solidesulfovibrio sp..
GGCAACGTTTTCGACGCCTATTCCGCCGTGCTGTTCCTGCCGGAGGCGGGCGGCGAGGTCTGCCGGGCCGCGGCCGCCTTCAGCCTGGGCGACGCCCTGGACCGCGAGGTGGCCATCACCCCGGGCATGGGGCTCGTCGGCTGGATCATCCGCGAGTCCAAGCCGCTTCTGATCAGCAACTTCGACCGGCGTCGGGGGGTCCTGGGCTACTACCGGGGCGGCGAGGAGGAGCGCATCCGGGCCTTTATGGGCTATCCCGTGCCCGAGACCGGCGGGGCGCTGTGCCTGGACAGCCGCAAGACCTATACCTTTGGCGATAAGGACCTGAAAATCCTCTCCCAGTTCGCCGCCCTGGCCGGCAGCCACCTGGCCCGGTCCCGGGAGGTGGAAACGAGCCTCTACGAACACCGCTTCTACCAGTGTCTGGGCCTCATCGCCAGCCTCCACCGCAAACACCCCAAATGGGAAGCCTTCCGCCAGGGATTGCTGGAGCTTCTGGCCGCCACCACCGGCTACCGCTATTGCCTTTTGGCCGTGCGCGACGAATCGGGCCGCTCCTACTACCTGGAAGGGGCCAACGAAAGCCCGTTTCACGGCGGCCGCGAGGCGACCATGCGCTTCACCGTGGGCCAGGGGCTGGTCGGCTGGGTGTTCAAGAACCAGACCCCGGTCTATTCCGGCGAAAAAGACGAGGTCGGGGCCACGGGCCTGCCCCTTTTCGGCCTGGATATCGCGGCGGCCGAATGCAAGAGCGTCCTGTGCCTGCCCATCCGCTTTTCCCGCAAGACCCGGGGCGTGCTCACCCTGGCCGATCCCAGGCCCTTGCCCGTGACCGAGGAGCTCAAGACCTTCGTGGCCATGGTGGCCGAGAACCTTGCGCTTTTCCTGGAAAACCTGCATCTGCGCACCCGGTTGGCCCTGCCTTCGGCATAGACTTTTTGCCGCGCGCCATCTACCATGCCGCCACTGTGGCGACGTGGGGTTTTTCCCCGGGCATCCGAACCGCAATGCGAGCGTGGGCATGTTTTTCAGCAAATTCTTCCGGTTTCTCGGGAAAGATCTGGCCATGGACCTGGGCACGGCCAATACCTTGCTCTATACCCCCACCGACGGCATCGTGCTCAACGAGCCCTCGGTCGTGGCCATCGACACCCGCACCGGCGAGCTGATCGCCGTCGGCTCCGAGGCCAAGGAGTTCCTGGGCCGCACCCCCGAGCGCATCCGGGCCATCCGGCCCATGAAGGACGGCGTCATCGCCGACTTCGAGGTGACCCGGGCCATGATCGCCTTTTTCATCCGCAAGGTCCTGGCCGGGTTCCGCTTCGCCAAGCCGAAAATCGTCATTTGCGTGCCCACGGGCATCACGCAAGTGGAGAAGCGGGCCGTGGTCGAGTCGGCGCAGATGGCCGGCGCCCGCGACGTCAAGCTGGTGGAGGAGCCCATGGCCGCGGCCATCGGCGCGGGCCTGCCCATCGAGAAGCCCTCGGGCAACATGGTGGTGGACATCGGCGGCGGCACCACCGAGGTGGCCGTGGTCTCCCTGTCGGCCATCGCCTACGCCGAGTCCGTGCGCGTGGCCGGCGACGAGCTCAACGAGACCATCCAGCGCTTCGTCCAGGACGAATTCCAGATCCTGATCGGCGAGAACATGGCCGAGGAGATCAAGATCCGCATCGGCTCGGCCATGCCCCTGCCCGAACAGCTCAGCATGGAAGTGGCCGGCAAGTCGCTCATCGACGGCACGCCGACCACGGTCACGGTCACCGACACCCATGTCCGCGAGGCCATCAAGGAACCCGTCAACATCATTGTCAATGCCGTCATGAAGGCCCTGGAGAAAACCCCGCCCGAACTGGTCACGGACATCGCCCGAAACGGCCTGCTCCTGGCCGGCGGCGGAGCGCTGCTCCAGGGCCTCGACGCCCGCATCAGCCAGGAGACCAACCTGTCGGTGCTGCTCGACGACGCGCCGCTGACCACCGTCGTGCGCGGCACGGGCCGGGCCATGGAAGACCGCCTGCGCTACCGCGACGTCTTCATCAATTAGGCGGCAGCCATGCCCATCGACATCCCTTCCGTGCTGGCCGGCGCCCTGGCCGCCGTGGATGCGTCCGACGCGCGCATCCGCGAGGATTTCGCCGCGCCGCGCGAGGTGCGCCACAAGGGCCGCATCGACCTGGTCACGGCCACGGACCTGGCCGTGGAGGCCCTGCTCACGGAACGCCTGGCGCCGCTTGTGCCCGGCGCGGCCTTCCTGGCCGAGGAGACCACCGCAGCCACGGTCCTTGCCGGCCCGACCTGGATCATCGACCCCCTGGACGGCACCACCAATTTCGCCCACGGCTTTCCCTTCGTGTGCACGTCCGTGGCCCTCTACGACGGCCAGGTACCGCTTCTGGGCATCGTCAGCGCCCCCATCCTGGGACAGCGTTTCCATGCCGTGGCCGGCGGCGGGGCCTTTTGCAACGGCGCGCCCATGGCCGTTTCCGCCGTGGCCGACCCGGTCGACGCCCTGGTCGGCACGGGCTTTCCCTACGCCATCGCCGAAAACCTCGACGAAATCACGGCCGACCTGCGGGTGATGCTGGCCGAAACGCAGGGCATCCGCCGGCCGGGTTCGGCCGCCCTGGACCTGGCCTACGTGGCCTGCGGGCGCCTGGACGCCTTCTATGAAATGGCGCTCAACCCCTGGGATGTGGCCGCCGGGGTGCTGCTGGTGGCCGAGGCCGGCGGCACGGTCACGGGCTACCGGCCCCGGGCGCCGTACCGGCTGGGGGATTTCCGGGTCCTGGCCAGCAACGGCCGGCTGCACGAGGCCATGCTGGGCCTGCTCGGGGAAGGCTGAGGCCGCGCCGTCAGCCGGGAAAGAGGGCCTTGCGCTCGAAAAACCGCACCACGGCCGGGGTGAGCAGGTCGCGGTAGTCGCGCACCAGGGCGGCCAGTTCCGCCGCGTCCACGAAGACGCCGCCGGCCACCTCGTCGGGGTTGGGGCGGGGCGGCTGGCCCGGGCGGCCGGCCGAAAAAAGCGTGACGAACTCGTAGGCCGTCTCCTCGCTGGCCGGGACGGCGTCGAGCCAGGTGAGGCTTGCGGCGGCCAGTCCGAGTTCCTCCTGGAGCTCCCGGGCGGCGGCCTCCTGGCGGGCCTCCCCGGCCCGGACGTGGCCCGTGGCCGACAGGTCGAACCGGTTGGGGTAGAGGCTTTTTTGCGGCCCGCGTTTTTGCAGGTAGAGCTTGCCCTGGTCGTTGTAGACCAGCACCATGACCGAGCGGTGGAAAAGGCCCTGGCGGTGGGCCTCGGCCAGGGGCATGACGAGCAGGCGCCGGTCGGCCGCGTCCACGATGTCCACCAGTTCCGGCGGCGGGCCGGCGGGGCGTTTTTTGGCCATGCTGTCTTCTCCCGGTGTATGAACCGAAACCGCTATGCCACAGGCCGCCTGCCATGAAAATCCCACCCATGGGCGAGCCCGCCCGGCTCGGGCTCGAAAGCGCCCCGGCCCTGGCCGCCATCGAGGCGCGCTGTTTCCCCGATCCCTGGGACGCGGCCGCCTTTGTCGCCGCCTTCGGCCGGGCGCCGTTTGCCGCCTACGGCCTGTCCGGCCCGGGGGGAGAGGGGCTTTGGGCCTACGCCACGTTCCATTTTCTGGGCGACGAGTTCGAAGTGCTCAACATCGCCGTGGACCCGGCCCGGCGGGGGCTTGGCCTGGCCACGCGGCTTTTTGTCCACGTCTTGCAACAAACGGACAAAATGGGCATGTACCGGGGGTACTTGGAAGTTCGCGCCGGCAATGTCCCGGCCAGGCGGCTGTATGCGCGCCAGGGATTCGTGGAAGTCGGCCGGCGCAGGCGCTACTATCCCGACAACGGGGAGGATGCCCTGGTCCTGGTCCGGGAGATTGGCCCGGCCACGGCGGGGGCGGCCGGAGACGGCCGCTGAGGCCGGCCGGCGCCCCGGGCGGCACGGGCCGTTTCGGCCGTACCGAGGCCTTGCGGCGCCGCCTGTCCGGAGCTTGGAACAGACGAACGTTTCTTGGGGAATATGCTGCGCGCATCTTTCCGGTCGCACCTTTAGCGTCAAGGAGTCTGCATGGCACTCATCCGCATCGACCAGATCGACGTCAAGGGCAAGAAGCTGCTGATTCGCGTGGATTACAACGTGCCGCTTAAAGGGGACGTCATCACCGACGACCTGCGCATCCGGGCCAGCCTGCCGACCATCGAATACGCCCTGTCCCAGGGCTGTTCGCTCATCCTGTGCTCGCACCTGGGCAAGGCCAAGGGCGAACCCGATCCCAAGTATTCCCTGGCCCCGGCGGCCAAGCGCCTGTCCGAGTTGCTCGGCCGCGAGGTCAAGATGGCCCCGGACTGCCTGGGCGAGGCCACCAAGGCCATGGCCGCGGCGCTTGGGCCCGGCGAGATCCTCATGCTCGAAAACCTGCGCTTCCACCCCGGCGAGACCGCCGGCGACCCGGACTTCGCCAAGGAAGTCATGTCCATGGCCGAGGTCTACGTCAACGACGCCTTCGGCACGGCCCACCGGCCCCACGCCTCCATGGTGGCCTTCGCCAAGGTGGCCAGGCAGTGCTGCGCCGGCTTTTTGCTCATGAAGGAATGGAAGTTCCTGGGCGAGGCCGTGCAGTCGCCCACGCGGCCCTTCGTGGCCGTCTCCGGCGGGGCCAAGGTCTCCTCCAAGCTCGGGGTGCTCAAGAACCTGCTGTCCAAGGTCGACGCCATGGTCATCGGCGGGGCCATGGCCAATACCTTTCTGGCCGCCCAAGGCTACAAGGTGGGCAAGTCCCTGATCGAATCCGACCTGTTCGAGGCGGCCCTTGGCATCCTCAAGGAAGCCCGGGAGCGGGGCGTGGGCTTTTACCTGCCCGTGGACTGCATCATTTCCATGGACGCCGACAAGCCCATCGCCGAAATGCGCCCGGCCGGCCAGGTGCCCTTCGCCGCCGTGCCCGACGGGGCGGTCGTCCTCGACATTGGCCCCGTGACCTGCGGCCTGTATGCCCTGGTCATCGAGCCGGCCAGGACCGTGGTCTGGAACGGCCCCATGGGCGCCTTCGAGAACCCGGCCTTCGCCCAGGGCTCCTACACCGTGGGGCACATCGTGGCCGGGGTGCGGGGCCTGAGCATCGTCGGCGGTGGCGACACCGACGTGGTGGTGCACCAGGCCGGCCTGGCCGACAAGATGGCCTTTATCTCCACGGGCGGCGGGGCCTCCCTGGAATTCCTCGAAGGCAAGGAACTGCCGGCCTTCGCGGCCCTTGCGGAGTGCCAGTCATGAAAAAGCTCATGGCCGCCAACTGGAAGATGTACAAGCTGGCCGGCGAGGCCGGGGACACGGCCGCCGCCTTGCGGGCCGCCCTGGACGGCAAGCTGCCGGCCGACCGCGAAGTGCTCGTCATCCCGCCCTTCACGGCCCTTGGCCCGACGCGGCAAGCCCTGGCCGGCGCGGCCGGCTTCGCCCTGGGCGCCCAGAACTTCTATCCGTCCAGGCAGGGCGCCTTCACCGGCGAGATCGCGCCGGACATGCTCCTGGACGCCGGCTGCCGCTACGCCCTGGCCGGGCATTCCGAGCGCCGCCACATCCTCGGCGAGGACGACGCCGTGGTGGGGCGCAAGGTGGCTTTCGGGCTTGCCGCCGGGCTTTCCATGATCCTGTGCGTGGGCGAGAAGATCGAGGAGCGCCAAGCCGGGGAGGTGGAGGCGGTGGTCTCCCGCCAGTTGGAGGCCGGGCTGGCCGGGGTGCCGACGGATGTGTCCGCGGAAACGCTGGCCATCGCCTACGAGCCGGTGTGGGCCATCGGCACGGGGCTGACGGCCGGGCCGGCCGAAGTGGCCGAGGCCCACGCCGTGGTGCGGGCGCGGCTTGTCGCGCGTTTTGGCCCGGAAAACGGGGCGAAAATCCGCATCCTGTATGGCGGCAGCGTCAAACCGGGCAACGCCGGGGAGATATTGGGGATTGACAATGTGGACGGTGTGCTGGTAGGTGGCGCGAGCCTTGAGGCTGAGAGCTTCGCGGCCATTGTGACGGCTTGATGAACTCGCGGCCATGTCCGCGAAAATAACGGGAAAAATCAGTTGACAACGCTCATAATTACTGTACATGTACTCGCCTGCGTCGCCGTGATCATCCTGGTTTTGCTCCAGTCGGGCAAAGAAGGGATGGGGGTTATCTTCGGCGGCGGCAGCCAGTCGGTGTTCGGCAGCACGGGTGCCGGCGGGCTGCTGGTCAAGCTGACGGCGCTTTTCGGGGCGATCTTTCTTATTACGTCGCTCGTGTATAATGTGTACTCGGGATCGCACAGGCGCACGGCCAAGTCGGTGATGATCGACGCCAGCGGAACGCCCATCGCGCCTCCGGCGGGTGTGGCGCCCGAGGCGGGCAAGGAGGCGGAGCCTAAGAAGGGAGTGACCTTCGAGGACATCCCGCCCCTGGCTCCCAAGGCACCTGGCGAGGCTCCGAAGCAGTAGACGAAATTTGCCGAAGTGGTG
Proteins encoded in this region:
- a CDS encoding phosphoglycerate kinase, translated to MALIRIDQIDVKGKKLLIRVDYNVPLKGDVITDDLRIRASLPTIEYALSQGCSLILCSHLGKAKGEPDPKYSLAPAAKRLSELLGREVKMAPDCLGEATKAMAAALGPGEILMLENLRFHPGETAGDPDFAKEVMSMAEVYVNDAFGTAHRPHASMVAFAKVARQCCAGFLLMKEWKFLGEAVQSPTRPFVAVSGGAKVSSKLGVLKNLLSKVDAMVIGGAMANTFLAAQGYKVGKSLIESDLFEAALGILKEARERGVGFYLPVDCIISMDADKPIAEMRPAGQVPFAAVPDGAVVLDIGPVTCGLYALVIEPARTVVWNGPMGAFENPAFAQGSYTVGHIVAGVRGLSIVGGGDTDVVVHQAGLADKMAFISTGGGASLEFLEGKELPAFAALAECQS
- a CDS encoding NUDIX domain-containing protein gives rise to the protein MAKKRPAGPPPELVDIVDAADRRLLVMPLAEAHRQGLFHRSVMVLVYNDQGKLYLQKRGPQKSLYPNRFDLSATGHVRAGEARQEAAARELQEELGLAAASLTWLDAVPASEETAYEFVTLFSAGRPGQPPRPNPDEVAGGVFVDAAELAALVRDYRDLLTPAVVRFFERKALFPG
- a CDS encoding rod shape-determining protein, translating into MFFSKFFRFLGKDLAMDLGTANTLLYTPTDGIVLNEPSVVAIDTRTGELIAVGSEAKEFLGRTPERIRAIRPMKDGVIADFEVTRAMIAFFIRKVLAGFRFAKPKIVICVPTGITQVEKRAVVESAQMAGARDVKLVEEPMAAAIGAGLPIEKPSGNMVVDIGGGTTEVAVVSLSAIAYAESVRVAGDELNETIQRFVQDEFQILIGENMAEEIKIRIGSAMPLPEQLSMEVAGKSLIDGTPTTVTVTDTHVREAIKEPVNIIVNAVMKALEKTPPELVTDIARNGLLLAGGGALLQGLDARISQETNLSVLLDDAPLTTVVRGTGRAMEDRLRYRDVFIN
- a CDS encoding inositol monophosphatase family protein; the protein is MPIDIPSVLAGALAAVDASDARIREDFAAPREVRHKGRIDLVTATDLAVEALLTERLAPLVPGAAFLAEETTAATVLAGPTWIIDPLDGTTNFAHGFPFVCTSVALYDGQVPLLGIVSAPILGQRFHAVAGGGAFCNGAPMAVSAVADPVDALVGTGFPYAIAENLDEITADLRVMLAETQGIRRPGSAALDLAYVACGRLDAFYEMALNPWDVAAGVLLVAEAGGTVTGYRPRAPYRLGDFRVLASNGRLHEAMLGLLGEG
- the secG gene encoding preprotein translocase subunit SecG — encoded protein: MTTLIITVHVLACVAVIILVLLQSGKEGMGVIFGGGSQSVFGSTGAGGLLVKLTALFGAIFLITSLVYNVYSGSHRRTAKSVMIDASGTPIAPPAGVAPEAGKEAEPKKGVTFEDIPPLAPKAPGEAPKQ
- the rimI gene encoding ribosomal protein S18-alanine N-acetyltransferase; the protein is MKIPPMGEPARLGLESAPALAAIEARCFPDPWDAAAFVAAFGRAPFAAYGLSGPGGEGLWAYATFHFLGDEFEVLNIAVDPARRGLGLATRLFVHVLQQTDKMGMYRGYLEVRAGNVPARRLYARQGFVEVGRRRRYYPDNGEDALVLVREIGPATAGAAGDGR
- the tpiA gene encoding triose-phosphate isomerase, translated to MKKLMAANWKMYKLAGEAGDTAAALRAALDGKLPADREVLVIPPFTALGPTRQALAGAAGFALGAQNFYPSRQGAFTGEIAPDMLLDAGCRYALAGHSERRHILGEDDAVVGRKVAFGLAAGLSMILCVGEKIEERQAGEVEAVVSRQLEAGLAGVPTDVSAETLAIAYEPVWAIGTGLTAGPAEVAEAHAVVRARLVARFGPENGAKIRILYGGSVKPGNAGEILGIDNVDGVLVGGASLEAESFAAIVTA
- a CDS encoding GAF domain-containing protein — protein: MTVTPFYDQLLAIVGNVFDAYSAVLFLPEAGGEVCRAAAAFSLGDALDREVAITPGMGLVGWIIRESKPLLISNFDRRRGVLGYYRGGEEERIRAFMGYPVPETGGALCLDSRKTYTFGDKDLKILSQFAALAGSHLARSREVETSLYEHRFYQCLGLIASLHRKHPKWEAFRQGLLELLAATTGYRYCLLAVRDESGRSYYLEGANESPFHGGREATMRFTVGQGLVGWVFKNQTPVYSGEKDEVGATGLPLFGLDIAAAECKSVLCLPIRFSRKTRGVLTLADPRPLPVTEELKTFVAMVAENLALFLENLHLRTRLALPSA